From Chitinophagaceae bacterium, one genomic window encodes:
- a CDS encoding DUF58 domain-containing protein: protein MDINIDTIKELGNLNIIAKQVVEGFITGLHKSPYHGFSVEFAEHKLYNTGESTRFIDWKLFAKTEKLYTKRFEEETNLRCYIIIDVSSSMYYPVHNYGKVLFSSVAAAALSYLLCTQRDAFGLFTFSDSIVIQTPVKSTFTHWQKILLILNNIVQNPSTQKTTHIAKILHQIAPKIHKKSLLILFSDILTPIEQKEELFAALQHLKHNKHEILIFHVTEPNTEKEFLFEQRPYIFHDLETNTHIKINPTDIKENYQKNVEAFYEYFRNKCGQLKIDTVEVNINTDFNKVLNEYLIKRSQLH, encoded by the coding sequence ATGGATATAAATATTGATACAATAAAAGAATTAGGTAATCTAAATATTATAGCCAAACAAGTAGTAGAAGGATTTATAACAGGGCTTCACAAATCACCATACCATGGATTTTCAGTAGAATTTGCAGAACATAAACTATATAATACAGGGGAAAGTACCCGTTTTATTGATTGGAAACTATTCGCAAAAACCGAAAAATTATATACGAAAAGATTTGAAGAAGAAACTAATCTCAGATGCTATATAATAATAGATGTTTCCTCCTCTATGTATTATCCCGTCCATAACTACGGAAAAGTTCTTTTCTCCTCAGTCGCCGCCGCCGCTCTTTCCTATCTTTTATGTACTCAAAGAGATGCTTTCGGACTCTTTACTTTCTCCGACTCTATTGTTATCCAAACCCCCGTAAAATCTACGTTTACCCATTGGCAAAAAATTCTTCTCATCTTGAATAATATCGTTCAAAATCCATCTACGCAAAAAACAACTCATATTGCAAAGATTCTCCATCAAATAGCACCAAAGATACATAAAAAATCTCTCCTCATTCTTTTTAGTGATATACTTACTCCCATAGAACAAAAAGAAGAACTCTTTGCTGCTTTACAACATTTGAAACATAATAAGCATGAAATTTTAATATTTCACGTAACAGAGCCAAATACAGAAAAAGAATTTCTCTTTGAACAAAGACCTTATATATTTCATGATTTAGAAACAAACACGCATATAAAAATAAATCCTACAGATATAAAAGAAAACTACCAAAAGAACGTAGAAGCATTTTATGAATACTTTCGTAACAAATGTGGACAATTAAAAATAGATACTGTAGAAGTTAATATCAATACAGATTTTAACAAAGTGCTGAACGAATATCTTATAAAAAGATCTCAATTGCATTGA
- a CDS encoding trigger factor family protein — MEYTIKKNSPVEFDITITLSPEDYVKNVEESIKKYINAHPPKGFRPGKIPFDLAKKKVGVEFIEHSIYNIIEDIIEKKSTEIDTFCQENKCLLNDTIKRIFRKEEIIEPYNAKKPITISCVYPLYDKETPISFENISLRIAKIRTTDVEVSTIQNILMNKFSRRIENITESTDTDAENKEDKHNLQNKTKNFHTILSIATKDGAVIIEKNNTYSLNITPHMREQILTHTSSAFPFHIEIDIQSIFLNPIVTKELIFEYHKIQKTIAQSEEHISVIVNVQDIIYIDVPELDQTFFDNCFGKDTVKSKKEFLKKCEEMHKKYAEQRCVNKYISLFMEKLYERNKNILVNTTCYLYSKNHITEKTLNEKEKKEFEEFIKDSITETLCIRILDSINIPITQEYLLEEFLFDYLIKYRHPFLQSYDSMKKIYRTYFFESQNHQENDKGEETRKQQLLTEQYNSIMHNQIFQYITQKIQLEIEEVDAVDFQK; from the coding sequence TTGGAATATACAATAAAAAAAAATAGCCCTGTAGAATTTGATATTACAATTACTCTCTCTCCCGAGGACTATGTAAAAAACGTAGAAGAAAGTATAAAAAAATATATAAACGCTCACCCTCCTAAAGGTTTCAGACCTGGAAAAATACCTTTTGACCTTGCCAAAAAAAAAGTAGGCGTAGAATTTATTGAGCATAGCATCTATAATATCATAGAAGATATTATAGAAAAAAAATCTACCGAAATAGATACTTTCTGTCAAGAAAATAAATGTTTACTCAATGATACTATAAAGAGAATATTCCGAAAAGAAGAAATCATAGAACCTTACAATGCTAAAAAACCAATAACTATATCTTGCGTCTATCCCTTGTACGATAAAGAAACCCCCATTTCTTTTGAAAACATCTCTTTAAGAATAGCAAAAATTAGAACAACAGATGTAGAAGTATCTACTATCCAAAATATACTTATGAATAAATTCTCAAGAAGAATTGAAAATATAACAGAAAGTACCGATACCGATGCAGAAAATAAAGAAGATAAACATAATCTACAAAACAAAACAAAAAACTTTCATACAATACTATCTATTGCTACAAAAGATGGTGCAGTGATTATAGAAAAAAATAACACTTATTCTCTCAATATAACCCCACACATGCGAGAACAAATACTCACACACACATCTTCTGCATTCCCATTTCATATAGAAATAGATATACAAAGTATTTTCTTAAACCCTATTGTTACAAAAGAATTAATATTCGAATATCACAAAATCCAGAAAACAATAGCCCAATCAGAAGAACATATCTCTGTTATTGTGAATGTACAAGACATTATCTATATTGATGTACCTGAATTGGACCAAACTTTTTTTGATAATTGTTTTGGAAAAGACACAGTCAAAAGCAAAAAAGAATTTTTGAAAAAATGCGAAGAAATGCACAAAAAATATGCTGAACAAAGATGTGTTAACAAATATATTTCTCTTTTTATGGAGAAACTGTATGAAAGAAATAAAAATATACTCGTAAATACAACTTGCTATCTCTATAGTAAAAATCACATTACAGAAAAAACGCTCAATGAGAAAGAGAAAAAAGAGTTCGAAGAATTTATAAAAGATAGCATAACAGAAACTCTTTGTATAAGAATATTAGATTCCATAAATATACCGATAACACAAGAATATTTATTAGAAGAATTTCTTTTTGACTATTTAATTAAGTACCGTCATCCTTTTCTTCAAAGTTACGACTCTATGAAAAAGATTTATAGGACGTATTTTTTTGAATCACAAAATCATCAAGAAAATGATAAAGGAGAAGAAACAAGAAAGCAACAACTTCTAACAGAACAATACAATAGTATTATGCACAATCAAATATTTCAGTATATAACACAAAAGATTCAATTGGAAATAGAAGAAGTAGATGCAGTAGATTTTCAGAAATAA
- a CDS encoding glutaminyl-peptide cyclotransferase, with amino-acid sequence MKNYTIVFIIALLLSFCQEKKRIHSETYNTPPSLETKIEIQNLSPLLWGDTILFSIIAKEKYTSIDSVSASFQQKEIHILQKNDKWYLNSNQLKLGKYYIQIRIYLPENKKESHSLLLEIQSPVIPIKYTYEKINTYPHDASAYTQGLLIHDGYFYESTGLEGRSTLRKVDIKTGNVVQKKALTYEYFGEGLTLYKGNLIQLTWRSGIGFVYDKETFEQKETFRYSQEGWGLTTWDSVLIMSDGTENLYFLDPVSFAEKSRIQVYNKQGKVTELNELEMVDDKLYANIYTTDIIVIIDPKTGIVEGEIDMKGIMGNDTKKRDVLNGIAWDSKKNTLFVTGKLWASLFEIQLRKL; translated from the coding sequence ATGAAAAATTATACTATTGTTTTCATTATCGCTCTTTTACTCTCTTTTTGCCAAGAAAAAAAAAGAATACATTCAGAAACATATAATACCCCTCCATCATTAGAGACAAAAATAGAAATACAAAACCTCTCCCCTCTTTTATGGGGAGATACTATTCTCTTTTCTATTATTGCAAAAGAAAAATACACTTCTATAGATTCTGTGAGTGCCTCTTTTCAACAAAAAGAAATACACATTCTCCAAAAAAACGACAAGTGGTATCTCAACAGTAATCAATTGAAACTCGGGAAGTATTATATACAAATACGCATATATCTGCCCGAAAATAAAAAAGAATCCCACTCTCTTTTGTTAGAAATACAATCTCCCGTGATACCCATAAAATATACATATGAAAAAATAAATACTTATCCCCACGATGCAAGTGCTTACACCCAAGGACTCCTCATTCACGATGGTTATTTCTATGAAAGCACAGGATTAGAAGGACGATCTACACTCAGAAAAGTAGATATAAAAACGGGAAATGTGGTGCAAAAAAAAGCCCTTACTTATGAATATTTTGGAGAGGGATTAACATTATACAAGGGTAATCTTATCCAACTTACGTGGAGGTCGGGCATTGGATTTGTATATGATAAAGAAACGTTTGAACAAAAAGAAACATTCCGTTATTCGCAGGAAGGATGGGGATTAACCACCTGGGACAGCGTCCTGATAATGAGCGATGGAACAGAAAATCTTTACTTTTTAGACCCCGTTTCTTTTGCAGAAAAGAGCAGGATACAGGTGTATAATAAGCAGGGAAAAGTGACAGAATTAAATGAATTGGAAATGGTGGACGATAAACTCTATGCCAATATATATACCACCGATATAATTGTAATAATAGATCCAAAAACAGGGATAGTAGAAGGTGAAATAGATATGAAAGGGATTATGGGGAACGACACAAAAAAAAGAGATGTGCTAAACGGAATAGCATGGGATTCTAAAAAGAACACTCTTTTTGTGACCGGGAAACTATGGGCATCTCTTTTTGAAATACAACTGCGTAAATTATAA
- a CDS encoding glycosyltransferase family 39 protein codes for MIYRIHFFIFFASCLFFLSPVADVRLFDWDEINFAECAREMLVLKKYSVLYINYAPFWEKPPFFVWMQYISFFLLGISEYTARLPNAICGIITIQVLFSIGKLLYNTQFGILWCLVYLGSILPHFYFRTGIIDPFFNLFIFVGIFFFLLFYWKKENFSLEFKQKRGFFLIISGIFIGMALITKGPVAYLICILCLFVFFMFQIQKRKATFSFSHFLIWSFFSITPFIIWIGIDMSKNGVWLFKEFMSYQLRLLQTEDAGHSGFLGYHFVILLLGCSPASFFTIPSFFQKHTEKNFLNSFTLFMKILFWVVLVLFSIVNTKIIHYSSLAYFPLTFLSAKYIFDTIEKKTTIPNFLRITLLIFFITLGSIIFCIPFMMQNIQMLYPYIQDDFAKANFSAAVNWDWTDGLPGLYLIILIIAVVTGMYYRKTKSSLYVLFFGMSFFIMWFLSLFPYKIESYTQGAAVDFYTQFQDKEVYVTPIGFKSYAHLFYGKVMPHNASEYQNNDQWVQFLLEEEIDKDAYFCAKINDSASLQRVKHLEKISEKNGFVFFLKRKQR; via the coding sequence TTGATATATAGAATTCATTTTTTTATTTTTTTTGCTTCGTGCTTGTTTTTTCTCTCTCCTGTTGCCGATGTTCGCCTGTTTGATTGGGATGAAATAAACTTTGCAGAATGTGCGAGAGAGATGCTTGTGCTAAAAAAATATTCTGTTTTATACATTAATTACGCTCCTTTTTGGGAAAAACCTCCCTTTTTTGTATGGATGCAGTATATTTCCTTCTTTCTTTTGGGAATAAGTGAATATACAGCCCGATTACCGAATGCCATTTGTGGAATTATTACTATTCAAGTGCTTTTTTCAATAGGTAAATTGCTTTATAATACTCAATTTGGCATTCTTTGGTGCCTTGTCTATTTAGGAAGTATTTTACCACATTTTTATTTTAGAACAGGAATTATAGATCCTTTTTTTAATCTTTTTATTTTTGTAGGAATCTTTTTTTTCCTGCTTTTTTATTGGAAAAAAGAAAATTTTTCTTTGGAATTCAAACAAAAAAGAGGATTCTTTCTCATAATTTCAGGTATTTTTATAGGAATGGCTTTAATAACAAAGGGACCGGTTGCGTATCTTATATGCATTCTGTGTCTCTTTGTTTTTTTTATGTTTCAAATTCAAAAAAGAAAGGCAACTTTTTCCTTCTCGCATTTTCTAATATGGAGTTTTTTTTCCATCACTCCTTTTATTATATGGATAGGAATAGATATGTCCAAAAATGGAGTATGGCTTTTCAAAGAATTTATGAGTTATCAATTACGTTTATTACAAACCGAAGATGCGGGACATTCAGGATTTTTAGGGTATCATTTTGTTATTTTACTTTTGGGTTGTTCGCCCGCTTCCTTTTTTACTATCCCCTCTTTTTTTCAAAAACATACCGAAAAAAACTTTCTCAATAGTTTTACACTTTTTATGAAAATTCTATTTTGGGTGGTTTTAGTATTGTTTAGTATTGTAAATACCAAAATTATTCACTACTCTTCCCTTGCTTATTTTCCTCTCACTTTTCTATCTGCCAAATATATATTTGATACCATTGAAAAAAAAACAACTATCCCCAATTTTTTAAGAATAACACTCCTTATTTTTTTTATAACCTTGGGGAGTATCATTTTTTGTATCCCTTTTATGATGCAAAATATACAGATGCTCTATCCTTATATACAAGATGATTTTGCAAAAGCAAATTTTTCTGCAGCAGTAAATTGGGATTGGACAGATGGGCTACCAGGTCTCTATCTCATTATACTCATAATAGCAGTTGTTACAGGTATGTATTATAGAAAAACAAAAAGTTCTCTGTATGTATTGTTTTTTGGAATGAGTTTTTTTATTATGTGGTTTCTTTCTCTTTTTCCTTATAAAATAGAATCCTATACACAAGGAGCGGCAGTAGATTTTTATACTCAATTTCAAGATAAAGAAGTATATGTGACCCCTATCGGTTTCAAAAGCTACGCTCATTTATTTTATGGAAAGGTGATGCCTCATAATGCTTCTGAATATCAAAATAATGATCAGTGGGTTCAATTTTTATTAGAGGAAGAGATTGATAAAGATGCTTATTTTTGTGCTAAAATAAATGATTCTGCCTCCCTACAAAGAGTAAAACACTTAGAAAAAATAAGTGAAAAGAATGGGTTTGTGTTTTTTTTGAAGAGAAAACAAAGGTAG
- a CDS encoding iron-sulfur cluster assembly protein produces MTDINTLEKNTDADIKDLIIKTIKTIYDPEIPVDIYELGLIYEISFFPVNNVYVKMTLTSPNCPAAEFIPNEVKNKLSALEQLNNVELELTFDPPYSHDMMSEVAKLELGFL; encoded by the coding sequence ATGACAGACATTAATACCTTAGAAAAAAATACAGATGCGGATATAAAGGATCTCATTATCAAAACCATTAAAACCATATATGACCCTGAAATCCCTGTGGATATATATGAATTGGGACTAATATATGAGATTTCTTTTTTTCCCGTCAATAATGTATATGTGAAAATGACCCTCACCTCCCCCAATTGTCCCGCTGCAGAGTTTATCCCCAATGAAGTGAAAAACAAATTATCAGCATTGGAACAATTAAATAATGTAGAATTAGAACTTACTTTCGACCCTCCTTATTCTCATGATATGATGAGCGAAGTGGCAAAATTAGAACTCGGTTTTTTATAA
- the tyrS gene encoding tyrosine--tRNA ligase, whose translation MQQNFIEELRWRGLIYDIMPGAEEQLKSMTVGYIGFDPTAKSLHIGNLATVMMLIHFQKAGHKPCAVIGGATGMVGDPSGKSEERSFLDENVLRQNQAGIKNQLEKFLDFECVTNAAFIVNNYDWHKEFGFLQFLRDVGKHISVSYMMAKDSVKNRLESGISFTEFSYQLLQGYDFYYLYTHHNVKMQMGGSDQWGNMVTGTELIRKKANGNAFVITAPLITKPDGTKFGKSEKGNIWLDPTLTSPYRFYQFWINCSDEESPKLIRIFTLFSKAEIEDLEVQHLQNPHLRILQKAIAKEVTIRVHSQYHYEQALKASQILFEKESRETVLHTIEDIEESLFLEIFDGVEMVVISFEQYKNFETLGDLLSVDTQFRIFPSKGEAKKSIQNGGVSINKIRYSDPYQKPTVELLKNKYILVQKGKKNYVLIQVER comes from the coding sequence ATGCAACAAAATTTTATTGAAGAATTACGGTGGAGGGGGCTTATATACGATATAATGCCTGGTGCAGAGGAACAGCTGAAATCAATGACGGTGGGATACATAGGTTTTGATCCTACTGCCAAATCACTTCATATTGGTAATTTAGCGACGGTTATGATGCTGATACATTTTCAAAAAGCGGGGCATAAGCCCTGTGCTGTTATCGGAGGAGCTACGGGTATGGTAGGGGATCCTTCGGGAAAATCGGAAGAAAGGAGTTTTTTAGACGAAAATGTTTTAAGGCAAAACCAAGCGGGGATAAAAAATCAGTTAGAAAAGTTTTTGGATTTTGAATGTGTAACCAATGCGGCTTTTATAGTTAATAATTATGATTGGCATAAAGAGTTTGGTTTCCTACAATTTTTACGTGATGTGGGAAAGCATATATCTGTTTCTTATATGATGGCAAAAGATTCGGTAAAAAATAGATTAGAATCAGGAATATCTTTTACAGAATTTTCTTATCAATTACTTCAGGGATATGATTTTTATTATTTATACACCCACCACAATGTAAAAATGCAAATGGGAGGTAGTGACCAATGGGGAAATATGGTTACAGGAACAGAACTTATTAGAAAAAAAGCAAATGGAAACGCTTTTGTGATAACTGCCCCCCTCATTACTAAACCTGATGGTACAAAATTTGGAAAGAGTGAAAAAGGAAATATATGGTTAGACCCTACTCTAACGAGTCCTTATAGATTTTATCAATTTTGGATTAATTGTTCGGATGAGGAATCTCCCAAGCTGATACGTATATTTACTCTTTTTTCCAAAGCAGAGATAGAAGATTTAGAAGTACAGCATTTGCAAAATCCACATTTGAGGATTTTACAAAAAGCCATTGCAAAAGAAGTGACTATACGAGTTCATTCTCAATATCATTACGAACAGGCATTAAAAGCATCACAGATATTGTTTGAAAAAGAATCTCGGGAGACAGTTCTGCATACTATAGAGGATATAGAGGAATCTCTTTTTTTAGAAATTTTTGATGGAGTGGAAATGGTGGTTATATCTTTTGAACAATATAAAAATTTTGAGACGCTTGGGGATCTTCTTTCAGTGGATACTCAATTTCGCATATTTCCATCAAAAGGAGAAGCAAAAAAATCGATTCAAAATGGGGGGGTGAGTATCAATAAGATAAGATATTCCGATCCATATCAAAAACCAACAGTAGAATTGCTGAAAAATAAGTATATTCTTGTGCAAAAAGGGAAAAAAAACTACGTTCTCATACAAGTAGAGCGATAA
- a CDS encoding outer membrane beta-barrel protein, whose amino-acid sequence MQKKIYRNLLLIVFAVLIAYNSWAVGEKNTHSIHKINGKRPDIPGKLQFNFGFNFLTDSEKKLSVRTWNSKSLSFYYIYPFDFPRVHLSLIPGIGWGYERLNFKNAILDYNNKQVLYLDSLKGVNVEKAFLGVHYLDLPLEIRYTVRLENKEKSFFIGAGIIIRYLFSSTTKLNYDGKSTEQTQSFGTNTFQYVANVRVGVGGFSVYYRMGLNEFFKPSIAPYSSLATVHNIGLSFHLF is encoded by the coding sequence GTGCAAAAAAAAATATATAGAAATCTTCTACTCATAGTTTTCGCAGTACTCATCGCATATAATAGTTGGGCGGTAGGTGAAAAAAATACTCACTCTATACATAAAATAAATGGGAAACGCCCTGATATTCCCGGAAAACTACAATTTAATTTTGGTTTTAACTTCTTGACAGATAGTGAAAAAAAACTATCTGTAAGAACGTGGAATTCCAAGTCCTTGAGTTTTTATTATATATATCCATTTGATTTTCCAAGGGTGCATCTTTCTCTTATACCTGGGATTGGTTGGGGATATGAGCGATTAAATTTTAAGAATGCCATTTTAGATTATAATAATAAGCAAGTATTGTATTTAGATTCTCTCAAAGGAGTAAATGTAGAAAAAGCATTTTTAGGAGTTCATTACTTGGATTTACCATTAGAAATACGATATACAGTTCGTTTGGAGAATAAAGAAAAAAGTTTTTTCATCGGTGCGGGTATCATAATAAGATATCTTTTCAGCAGCACTACTAAATTAAATTATGATGGGAAAAGCACAGAACAAACACAAAGTTTTGGAACAAATACATTTCAATATGTAGCAAATGTGAGGGTCGGTGTAGGAGGTTTTTCTGTCTATTATAGAATGGGATTAAATGAATTTTTCAAACCAAGCATTGCTCCCTATTCTTCTTTGGCTACCGTCCATAATATAGGTCTTTCTTTTCATCTCTTCTAA
- a CDS encoding ATP-dependent Clp protease proteolytic subunit translates to MNKKEFRNYSIKERKISSILFDKYTEKVENMTRSVIEERPTHFREIDVFSRLIMDRIIFLGMEVEENIANIITAQLLFLESVDSKKDILLYINSPGGSVYAGLGMYDTMQYIKPDVATICTGLAASMAAVLLAGGSPKKRSALPHSRIMIHQPSGGVQGTSIDMEISIEQMKSLRADLYTILAEHTGKSLEQVKNDSDRDKWMRAVEAKEYGIIDEVLLKQKK, encoded by the coding sequence ATGAATAAAAAAGAATTTAGAAATTACAGTATAAAAGAAAGGAAAATTAGTAGTATATTATTTGATAAATATACAGAAAAAGTAGAAAATATGACTCGATCTGTCATAGAAGAAAGACCAACTCATTTTAGAGAAATAGATGTTTTTTCACGCCTCATAATGGACAGAATTATCTTTTTAGGAATGGAAGTAGAAGAAAATATAGCAAATATTATTACAGCCCAGTTATTATTTTTAGAATCAGTAGATTCAAAAAAAGATATTCTTCTTTATATAAACAGCCCAGGGGGTAGTGTCTACGCTGGATTAGGAATGTATGATACGATGCAATATATAAAACCTGATGTAGCAACTATATGTACCGGATTAGCAGCATCTATGGCAGCAGTGCTTTTAGCAGGAGGATCTCCTAAAAAACGATCTGCCTTACCTCATTCTCGAATTATGATACACCAACCAAGTGGTGGAGTACAAGGAACATCCATAGATATGGAAATATCCATAGAACAAATGAAATCTTTAAGGGCTGATTTATATACTATTTTAGCAGAACATACGGGAAAATCTTTAGAACAAGTGAAAAATGACTCTGATAGAGATAAATGGATGCGTGCTGTGGAAGCAAAAGAATATGGAATAATTGATGAAGTACTGCTAAAACAAAAAAAATAA
- the clpX gene encoding ATP-dependent Clp protease ATP-binding subunit ClpX, with protein MGKKITELQCSFCGRPKKELNVLISGINGHICGSCVQQAQKIMETDVHQPVDNSVSKINIMTPMSMKTHLDEYVIGQDEAKKKLSVAVYNHYKRIKYRAQNFKKDDVFIEKSNVMMIGDTGTGKTYLVRTIAKILQVPFCIVDATVFTEAGYVGEDVESILSRLLQASNYDVKKAETGIVYIDEIDKISRKGANPSITRDVNGEGVQQALLKLLEGSEVNVPPQGGRKHPEQKYITVNTENILFICGGAFDGIEPIIRSRLTTRPIGFTSSHDEFAISKDQNVLQYVNPKDLRNFGLIPELVGRIPVISYLNPLNKDALKKILTEPKNALVKQYQKLLQIDGIHITFEEDAIDLIVEKAIEYKLGARGLRTICEAVINDAMFELPSSKTKPYPLIITKEYAIDKLEKFHTQLAS; from the coding sequence ATGGGAAAAAAAATAACAGAATTACAATGCTCTTTTTGTGGACGACCAAAAAAAGAACTTAATGTACTTATATCGGGAATAAACGGGCATATCTGTGGAAGCTGTGTTCAACAAGCACAAAAAATTATGGAAACAGACGTGCATCAACCCGTAGATAATTCCGTTTCAAAAATAAATATAATGACTCCTATGAGTATGAAAACACATCTAGATGAATATGTTATAGGACAAGATGAAGCCAAAAAAAAACTATCTGTCGCCGTTTACAATCATTACAAAAGAATAAAATATAGAGCACAAAATTTTAAAAAAGATGACGTTTTTATTGAAAAATCTAACGTCATGATGATAGGCGATACAGGAACAGGAAAAACATATCTCGTCCGAACTATTGCAAAAATTCTTCAAGTTCCTTTTTGTATAGTAGATGCTACCGTATTTACAGAAGCAGGTTATGTGGGAGAAGATGTAGAAAGCATACTCTCGCGCCTCCTACAAGCATCCAACTACGATGTAAAAAAAGCAGAAACAGGCATAGTATATATAGATGAAATAGATAAAATATCCCGAAAAGGAGCTAACCCATCTATTACCAGAGATGTGAATGGAGAAGGAGTACAACAAGCTCTCTTAAAATTATTAGAAGGATCCGAAGTAAACGTTCCCCCGCAAGGAGGAAGAAAGCACCCCGAACAAAAGTATATAACCGTGAACACCGAAAATATCTTATTTATTTGTGGAGGGGCTTTTGACGGTATAGAACCAATTATCAGATCCCGTCTTACAACACGCCCTATAGGATTTACTTCTTCCCATGACGAGTTTGCTATCTCAAAAGACCAAAATGTTCTACAATATGTAAATCCAAAAGATCTCAGAAATTTCGGTCTTATCCCCGAATTAGTCGGTAGAATACCCGTTATATCCTATCTTAATCCCCTTAACAAAGATGCCCTCAAAAAAATATTAACAGAACCTAAAAATGCCCTTGTAAAACAATACCAAAAACTACTCCAAATAGACGGAATACATATTACTTTCGAAGAAGATGCCATAGACCTTATCGTAGAAAAAGCCATAGAATATAAACTTGGAGCCAGAGGACTGAGAACTATTTGTGAAGCAGTGATTAATGATGCTATGTTTGAACTACCATCCAGCAAAACCAAACCTTATCCCCTCATTATCACAAAAGAATATGCTATAGACAAATTAGAAAAATTTCATACTCAACTCGCTTCTTAA